Below is a window of Desulfovermiculus halophilus DSM 18834 DNA.
TCGTTGTCGAGGCTGTGCGGGGGGACATTGAAGCCGTGTTTGGTCTGGACAGCCTGTCCCGAATGCAGCCGGGCTCCCTTCCGGACTGGCCCATTGATCAGCAAAAGCCTTTGTTTGAGATTTTGGGTCCAATCCCGGAAAAAATCCAGGTCAGGCTGACCTCCAGCTGCCTCATGCTGCCCACGAACTCCTTGTCCGGCATCTATTTTCGGGATCCGGAGGGATTCATCAGCTGCCGACTGTGCAGCCGCAAATGCCCCCGGCGCAAGGCCCCTTTCGATCCAGAGCAGCTGGCCAGGCTGGAGAATGAGTATTCGTCGCCTTCAAACGAAAGTTGACGTCGGTATCCCACAGGGAAGAAGCGAAGACCTTGCTATGGAAGTGGACAGAAGAGTTTCCTTGAATGGACAAGCAATATGTCTTATATTACAAAAAAAGACATGGTCGTTAAGGCAAAAGATCTGAACAGCTTGGATCAGCCAAACCCAATATGAGGCTACCCATGCAACGAATCAATTACGATGAAGTTCGTTCTAGTTTTTCACGATTTATTGAACAGGCTTCTCTCGGAGAAGAAATCATTATTATTCGTGATGGCAAGCCTGTAGCACGTCTCGGTCCAATAGCGGCAACTGAATCAAAACCTCGCACCTTAGGCTTAGGTAAAGGAAAGTTTACTTTCCCTGATGATTTTGACAAATTTAAAACAAATGAAATAAGAGAAATGTTTGAAAATGAAACATGATCTGTCGCATGTATCATTTTTACTTGACACAAATGTCTTGCTAGCTGCTACTCTTGATCCAGAACGTCTGCCTGAAGAAACCGCACTAACACTGCGTGACCCATCGACAATTATTTACTTTAGTGCTGCAAGCATTTGGGAAATCGGTATAAAGAAATCTCTAGGGCGAAATAATTTTGATTTTTATCCAGATGATATTCATCAACTAGCATTGGAAACAGGTTTTACTGAGTTACCGGTCTTTGCAAAACATTGCTATGTAATTGCTCGTTTGCCTTGGCATCATCGTGATCCATTTGATCGTTTACTGATAGCACAGGCTATAGATATAAGATCATATTTAGTTACAACTGATAGTATATTACCCAAATATTCAGATTTGGTAATCCATATAAAGTTCAAGTAAAAATATTATCTGCCCCTATATTCCCCGCTATCCTTCCCAAAATCCTTCCCACAGACCAAACCCAGATCACAAAAAGCACACGGAGCCAGGCAGAGCCTCTCATCAATAATGCAGCTTTCCTCCAATGGCTCTGGATCATTGCCTGGAGCCCGGATATGTCCTTTATCCAGTTCTTCCCAGGTTTGGGTATAGCCTTGTATAACTGCCTGCCAGGTCTGCCAACCGCTGCCGGTTCTTTTCAAGCTCCAGGCCTATCCTTGCCAGCCCATGGCCTCGGCCAGGACCTCAACTGTATGCCTGACCCCGACCTTCAGGCCGGCCCGATTGATACCGTCCTGGAGCTGAATCATGCAGGCAGGACAGCCGGTAGCTATCTGCTCTGCCCCGCTGTTTTCAACGGCCTGTGTCTTATGCCCCAGGATGGACTTGGACATCTCCCGATGGTTCAATCCGTAGGTTCCGCCCAGTCCGCAGCAGCGATCCGCCTCGGCCAAGGGGACGTAGTGTTCTGGACAGGCCAGCTGCAAAAGCCGGCGAGGTTCGGCATGCACGCCCTGCCCCCGCTTTAGATGACACGGATCGTGGTAGGTGGTGGCAGTGCGCACCGGATTGGTTATCTTTGCCCCCAACACATCAGTGCCCACCTCGTGCACCAGGTATTCGGATATATCATAGGTCCTG
It encodes the following:
- a CDS encoding type II toxin-antitoxin system Phd/YefM family antitoxin, producing MQRINYDEVRSSFSRFIEQASLGEEIIIIRDGKPVARLGPIAATESKPRTLGLGKGKFTFPDDFDKFKTNEIREMFENET
- a CDS encoding type II toxin-antitoxin system VapC family toxin; amino-acid sequence: MKHDLSHVSFLLDTNVLLAATLDPERLPEETALTLRDPSTIIYFSAASIWEIGIKKSLGRNNFDFYPDDIHQLALETGFTELPVFAKHCYVIARLPWHHRDPFDRLLIAQAIDIRSYLVTTDSILPKYSDLVIHIKFK